The Streptomyces fungicidicus nucleotide sequence GGCGTTCGTGCTGCTGGCGCGTGCGCTGGAGGTGCGCAGGCCGGTGGTGGTGCATCCGCAGTTCACGGAGCCGGAGGCGGCGCTGCGGGACGCCGGGCACACGGTGGACCGGGTGCTGCTGCGGGAGGCGGACGGTTTCCGGCTGGACCCGGCGGCGGTGCCCGGGGACGCGGACCTGGTGGTGCTCGGCAACCCGACGAACCCGACGTCGGTGCTGCACCCGGCCGGGGTGGTCGCGGGGCTGGCCCGGCCCGGGCGGACGCTGGTGGTGGACGAGGCGTTCATGGACGCGGTGCCCGGCGAGCGCGAGGCGCTGGCAGGGCGTACGGACGTGCCGGGTCTGGTGGTCCTGCGCAGCCTCACCAAGACGTGGGGACTGGCGGGGCTGCGGATCGGCTACGTGCTGGCGGCCCCGGAGACCGTCGCGGAACTGGAGCGTGCGCAGCCGCTGTGGCCGGTGTCCACGCCGGCGCTGGCGGCGGCGGAGGCGTGCGTGGCGCCGCGGGCTCTCGCGGAGGCGGCGGACGCGGCTCGGGGCATCGCCGCGGACCGGGATCATCTGGTCGCGGGGCTGCGGGTGTTCGCGGGCCATGGTCTGCGGGTCGTGGCCCCTGCCGAGGGGCCCTTCGTGCTGATCCGGGTGGAGCGGGGGGCGGCGGTGCGGGGGTGTCTGCGGGGCCTCGGCTACGCGGTGCGGCGCGGGGACACGTTTCCGGGGCTGGACGAGGAGTGGCTGCGCGTGGCGGTGCGCGACCGTGGGACGACGGACGGCTTCCTGCACGCGCTGAGCCGGGCGCTGAACACCGTGTAGTTCGCCCCCGCCAGGGGCGCTGCCCCCGGACCGGAGGGGCTGATTCCAGCCCCTCCGGCGTTTGAGGAGCGGGGTCTGGGGCGGAGCCCCAGGTGGGACTGACCCCCTCAGTTCCGGTGGCCCCGGCGGGCCAGGGCCACCGCTGCGCCGCCCGCCGCGAGCAGGGCGACCGCGCCGCCCGCGACGTACGGGGTCTTCGAGGAGCCGCCCGTCTCGGCAAGGTTCGCCTCCTTCGGCTCGGCCTGCTCCGCCCTCGCCCCCTGGGGCCGGACATCGGCGGCTTCGTCAGGAGCGGCCGCAGGAGCCTCGCACCTGGCCTCGGCCAGGGTCACCGTGCCCTCCACCTCGGCCACGTTGAGCTTCAACGGGTTCACGGACACCGTCAGCCGCAGCGCCGTCGCGGCCGCCGTCCGCGAGGTGGTCTCGGTCTTCGACAGGTCCAGAGCGACCTCCCCGACGCCCGGCACCTCGACGCGGGTGGGACCGGCGGCGGTCAGCCCGACCCGCTTGCCGAGCACCGTCACCGAGGCGGGCAGGGTCGCCGAGGCGTGCGGGGTCTTCCCCGCCTCGCAGACCGCCTTGGACGCGACCGCCTCCAGCTCGACCACCGACAGCAGCGGCAGACCGGGCACGTGCAGCCGCGCCCCGGCGAGGGTCGTGGACGCCTCGGCCCGGTCGCCTTCCACCGTCGCCGTCGCGTCGGCGGCCTCCGCCCGCAGCACGCTGAAGGGCCTGCCGCCGTCGACGCCGTCGAGGCCGGCGGTCAGGGCCGTCTTCCGCGCGCTCCCCGGCGCCCGGACCTCGTTGAGGGAGAGGGCGAGCGGGGCGTGCACGGTCTTGTTGAGCAGGGACACGTCGAGCTCGGTGCGCAGCACGGCGGCGCTCGCGCCGCCGTGTCCCTCGGTGGCGTGCGCGGAGCCCGCTCCGGCCAGCGCGGCGGGACCCGCGGCGAGGGCGCCGGCCGCGGCGACTGCGGCCCAACGGCGTGCGGGCATGCGGAAGTCGGTGCTGTTCAAGGTGGTGGAACCCCCAGGAGACATGTGTGGGACCCCGAAAGAATGTCCGCGCCGGGAGCGGGCCGTCAGCGTTCCATGCCTTCTTCACCCCTTCGGGGCGTCTTGGCGCACACATACGATTTCCGGGGCACGGCTGTTCCCCGCCGTCACCCTCGTGCGCACGTACGGCGCACGGTTGTCACCCGACCACGCGCCCGTTCAGTACCACCCGGCGCGGATCCCTGAGCGTGCGGACGTCCGCGCGCGGGTCGGCCGCGTAGACCACCAGGTCCGCGGGGGCGCCTTCGTCGAGTCCCGGCCGGCCGAGCCACTCACGGGCCGCCCAGGTGCCGGCCGCGAGCGCCTCGGCCGGCGGGATGCCGGCCTTGGTCAGTTCGACGACCTCGTCGGCCGCCAGGCCGTGCGGAAGGGTGCCGCCGGCGTCCGTGCCGACGAAGACGGGGATGCCGGCGTCATGGGCCGAGCGCACGGTGTCGTAACGGCGCTCATGGAGCCGGCGCATATGGGCCGACCAGCGCGGGAACTTGGACTCGCCGCCGTCGGCGAGAGCGGGGAAGGTGGCGATGTTGACGAGGGTGGGGACGATCGCGACGCCCCGTTCGGCGAAGAGCGGGATGGTGTCGTCGGTGAGGCCGGTGGCGTGCTCGACGCAGTCGATGCCGGCCTCGACCAGGTCCCGCAGGGAGTCCTCGGCGAAACAGTGCGCGGTGACGCGGGCGCCCAGCCGGTGCGCCTCGGCGATCGCCGCCTCGACCGCGCCGCGCGGCCAGCAGGCCGACAGATCGCCCAGGTCGCGGTCGATCCAGTCGCCGACCAGCTTGACCCAGCCGTCGCCGCGCCGGGCCTCCTGGGCGACGTACGCGACGAGGTCGCCGGGCTCGACCTCCCAGGCGTAGCCGCGGATGTAGCGGCGGGTGCGGGCGATGTGCCGGCCGGCCCTGATGATCTTCGGGAGGTCGTCGCGGTCGTCGACCCAGCGGGTGTCGGACGGCGAGCCGGCGTCGCGCAGCAGCAGGGCCCCGGCGTCGCGGTCGGTGAGGGCCTGCTTCTCGGCGACGTCCTCGGGGACCGCGCCGTGCCGGTCGAGGCCCACATGGCAGTGGGCGTCGACCAGCCCGGGCAGCACCCAGCCGTCGACAGTGCGGATGTCGCGGGCGCCGGACGGACGGTCGTAGGAGATCCGGCCGCCGACCACCCACAGTTCGTCGCGGACCTCGTCCGGGCCGACGAGGATCCGCCCCTTCACGTGCAGCACCGCGCGTTCGCTCATACCCGGCACACTAGTCAGGCGCTACTCGGATCCGCCCACCTGGTCCGAGGTCTCCTCCTCCACGTCCGCCATGGCCGGGTCGAGGAGGCGGGAGAGGAAGTGGCGGGTGCGTTCGTGCCGGGGGGCGCCGATGACCTGCTCGGGGGCGCCGTCCTCGACGATCACTCCGCCGTCCATGAACACGACCCGGTCGGCGACCTCGCGGGCGAAGGTCATCTCATGGGTGACGACCATCATCGTCATGCCCTCGTCGGCCAGCATCCGCATGACCGCGAGGACGTCGCCGACCAGCTCGGGGTCGAGCGCCGAGGTCGGCTCGTCGAACAGCATCACCGCGGGGCCCATGGCCAGCGCGCGGGCGATGGCGACGCGCTGCTGCTGACCGCCGGAGAGGGAGGACGGGTAGGCGTCCGCCTTCTCGGCGAGGCCCACCCGCCGGAGGTTCTCGGCGGCGGCCTTCGCGGCCTCCGCCTTGGTCCTGCGCAGCACCCTGCGCTGCGGCAGCGTGAGGTTCTCGGTCACGGTGAGGTGCGGGAACAGGTTGAACTGCTGGAAGACCATGCCGATACGGCGGCGCGCGGCATCGATGTCGACGTCCGGGTCGGTGAGTTCCGTGCCGCCGACGAAGACCTGGCCCCGGGTGGGTTCCTCCAGCAGGTTCACGCACCGCAGCAGGGTCGACTTGCCCGACCCGGACGGGCCGATGACGCAGACGACCTCGCCCTGGCCGATCTCCAGGTCGATGCCGCGCAGCACCTCGTTGCTGCCGAAGGACTTGTGCAGTCCGCTGACGCGGATCTCCGGTCGGCTCATTTCACGGCCTCCTGGGCCTTGGCCTCCATACGGCGCACGACGAAGCCGAGCGGGACGGTGATGAGGAGGTAGCACAGGCCGGCCACCAGGATCGGCGTGGAGTTGGCGGTCTGGCTGGCCAGGTCGCGGCCGTACTTGGACAGCTCGCGCTCCTCCAGGGTGACGCCGAGGAACAGCACCAGCGAGGAGTCCTTGAACAGCAGGACGAGTTCGTTGGTGAGCGGGGGCAGGATGATCCGGAAGGCCTGCGGGATGATGATGGAGACCATGGCCCGGGCGGGCGAGAAGCCCAGGGAACGGGCCGCCTCCATCTGTCCCTTGGGCACCGCCTGGATGCCGGCCCGGATCGTCTCCGCCATGTAGGCCGCCGCCACCAGTCCGAGGGCGAGGGCGACCTTGCCGTAGGTGCCGCCGACGATCTCCGTGCCGGGGAAGGCGAGCGGCACCGCGACGCCGATGAAGATGAAGATCAGCAGGGCGGGCAGACCGCGGAAGATCTCGATGTAGATGCCCGCCAGCCAGCGGTACGGACCGACGGACGACAGCCGCATCAGCGCGATCAGCATGCCGAGGGCGAGGCCGACGGCGAAGCCGGTGACCGTGTAGAGCACGGTGTTCTTCAGCGCCAGCGTGATGACGTCGGGGAACATGCGCTCGGCGATGTCGGCCTGCGCGAACTGGTTCTTCAGCCGTCCCCAGTCGGCCGAGACCGCGAAGGCGATCACGGCCGCGACGAAGACGACGTACTGGGCGCCGCGCGACAGACCGCGCTTCTGGCGCCGCGTCAGGCCCTTCCTCCTGGGCTGGAGCTGCGGCTTCTCCGTGTCGGTCATCGGATCAGGACGCGGCCGGGGAGGCGGCGGACTCGTCGTAGGGGCCGATCCACTTCTCGTACAGCTTCTTGTACGTGCCGTCGGCCTCGGCGTCCGCGAGGGCCTTGTCGATGGCCTCGCGCAGCGCCGTGTTGCCCTTCTTCACCGTGAAGCCGTACTCCTCGCCGGTGTCGATCTGCTCGGCGACCCGGAAGGCGTCCGCGTTGGCCTTGTCCTTCAGCCAGCCCTGGACGACCGGGTAGTCGATGACGACGGCCTTGACCTGGCCGGTGCGCAGGCCGTTGAGGACGGCGTCGGAGGACTCGAAGGAGACCGGGTCGAAGCCCTGTCCCTTGGCGTAGTCCTCGCCGGTGGTCTGGGCCTGCGCGCCGAGCTTCACGTTCTTCGCCTTCACGTCGGCGAGGGAGCCGACGCCGCTGCCCTTGTCCACGAGGACGGCCTGGGTGGCGTTGAAGTACGGGTCGGAGAAGTCGACGTTCTTCTTCCGCTCGTCGGTGATGGTCATGCCTGCCGCGGCCAGGTCGCACTCGCCGGAGTTGAGGAAGGCGCCGGTCTTGAAGTTCTCGAACGGCGTGTCGAGGATCTGCTGCTTCACTCCGAGGTCGTCGGCGACCAGGTCGATCAGCGCGACGTCGAAGCCCTGCACCTTGCCGTCGATCTCCGACTGGAACGGCGGGTACGGGAGGTGGGTGCAGGTGGTGAGCTGCCCCGCCTTGACGAGCTCGACACCGCCGGCGGCGGTCTTGGAGCCACTGCCTCCGTCGTCGGTGGAGGTGCAGGCGGCCAGAAGGACCAGCCCGGCCGTCGCGGTGGTGGCGGCCAGGACACGGGTCCGGCGGCCGGGGAGCGTCTTCAAGGGAGCCTCCTGTCAGGGAACTGTGGGTTCTGATTATAAGGAGAGGTTTGAGCACCTCAAACCAAAACCTTGGTCACGGGGCCTCCGGACCTGAGAACCCTCCGGTCGAGCGGCGCCCGGAGGGACGGATACCCTCGACTGCGTCGTCCCCACGCAGCCGCGAAGCGAAGAGAGCACCGCCGTGACCCACCTCCTCCTCGATCTGCCCCCGCTGGGCGCCGCGCACTTCGCCTCGATCGAGGACCGGGTGGCACGGCTGCTGAGCACCGGCCAGGACGTCGTGATCATGCAGGGTGAGGCGCTGCTGCCGCTGGAGGGCGCGATCCGCGCGACCGCCGGGCCCGGCACGACCGCGCTGAACGTCATCACGGGCCCCTACGGGCAGACGTTCGGCGACTGGCTGCGCGACTGCGGCGCCACCGTGATCGACCTGACGGTGCCGTTCCACACGGCGGTGACGGCCGAGCAGGTCCGGGCCGCCTTCGTGGAGCACCCGGAGATCGACTTCGTGTCCCTGGTGCACGCGGAGGCGGCCACCGGGAACACCAACCCGGTCGCCGAGATCGGCGAGGTGGTCCGCGCGCACGGGGCGCTGTTCTACCTGGACGCGGTGGCGTCGATCGGGGCGGAGCCGGTGCTGCCGGACGCGTGGGGCGTGGACCTGTGCGTGATCGGGGCGCAGAAGGCGATGGGCGGCCCGGCCGGCGTGTCCGCGGTGTCGGTGAGCGCGCGCGCGTGGGCGCGGATGGCGGCGAACCCCCGGGCGCCGCGCCGGTCGTACCTGTCGCTCCTCGACTGGAAGGAGCGCTGGATCGACGGCGGGCGCAAGGCGCTGCTGCACGCCCCGGCGCAGCTGGAGATGCTGGCGCTGGAAGCGTGCGTGGAGCGGATCGAGGCGGCGGGGCTCGACGCGGTGATGGCGCGGCACGCGTCGGCCGCGGCGGCGACGCGTGCGGGCGCGGCCGCCATGGGCGGGGGTCTGGAGCCGTACGTGCGGGACGCGGGTGAGGCGGCCCCGGTCGCGACGACGCTGCGGGCGCCGGCCGGCACGGTGGCCTCGGAGCTGGTGGCCCGCGCCCTGGCCGTCGACCCCGCGCTTCCGCTGGCCGCGGGCGGGGGCGCCCTCGCCAAGGAGATGATCCGGGTCAACCACTACGGGCCCCAGGCGACGGCGGGTGCGGTGCGGGCGTGCCTGACGGCGCTGGGCACCGCTCTGACGGACGCGGGCGTGACCGTGAACACACAGGCCGCCCTGAAGGCGGCCGAGGAGGCCTGGCACTGACCGCCGGCCGGGGTCCGCGGTCCACCGCGCCCGGCACCACGCTCCTCCTCGCAGGCAGCGGGTTCGTTCGACGCCCGCCGGGGCTCCGTCCCCCGGCGGGCGTCGTGCTGTCCGCCCCCGCGCGGGGATGGGCGGCGGGACGGATTCACAGTGCGTGAATTCATGGGGCACATAGAGTTTCCGGAATCATTCGCACGCATTACCCTGCGAATATTCTCCCGCTTATTTCGATATTATCCGGCGAGCGGCTTCCCAGATTCTTCTGCCCGGTTTTCCGGACCCTAAACGCCACGGTTTCGCAAGCGTTTCAGGCACCGTCACCGGAGTTACATACTTGTGACCGGCTTCACACACTGACCGTTTCGCACCGTTTTATGCCGGGACAAATGGTACACCTCGTCGGCTCCTCGCGCAGCGCGCCCGCTCGCGCGATAACACAGAACAAGCCAGCGCGTAACCCCGCCACAAGATGCATTTTCGAATTTACCTCGGTAAGTTCAATTGCCATGACTGCCGCACAAGCAGACCTGCAAATCGACCGCCCCACCGTGGCGGACGGAGCCGTGCTGTGGCGGATAGCCAAAGACTCGAAGGTCCTCGACCTGAACTCGTCGTACAGCTATCTGCTGTGGTGCCGTGACTTCGCCGCCACCTCGGCCGTCGCTCGCGACGAGAGCGGCGAGCCGATCGGCTTCGTCAGCGGATACCTCCGGCCGGACAGCCCGCGCACCCTGCTCGTGTGGCAGGTCGCGGTCGACGCGTCGTACCGCGGACGCGGCATCGCCGCCGCCCTGCTCGACGGACTGGCCGCCCGGACCGCCGCGGAGCACGGCGTGGACACCGTGGAGACCACCATCACACCGGACAACACCGCGTCCGAGCGACTGTTCACCGCGTTCGCCGAGCGTCACGGCGCCCTGCTGGAGCGCGAGGTGCTGTTCGACGCGGGCCACTTCCCCGACGGACCGCACGACCCCGAGGTGCTGTACCGCATCGGCCCGCTCGTGCGCTGAGCGCGCGGCCCGGCCCCCTGATCTTCCGACTCCCTCTGACCTCCCACGCCACCGAGGAGCGATTCGTCGTGACCATCACCCAGCCCGACCTCAGCGTATTCGAAACCGTCGAGTCCGAGGTGCGCAGCTACTGCCGCGGCTGGCCCACCGTCTTCGACCGTGCGCACGGCAGCCGCATGTACGACGAGGACGGCCACGAGTACCTCGACTTCTTCGCCGGAGCCGGCTCGCTCAACTACGGGCACAACAACCCCGTGCTGAAACGGGCGCTGATCGACTACCTGGAGCGGGACGGCGTCACCCACGGCCTCGACATGTCGACGACCGCCAAGCGCGCCTTCCTGGAGTCCTTCCAGAACTGGATCCTGCGCCCGCGCGACCTGCCGTACAAGGTCATGTTCCCGGGCCCGACCGGCACCAACGCCGTGGAGGCCGCGCTGAAGCTGGCGCGGAAGGTGAAGGGGCGCGAGGCGATCGTGTCGTTCACCAACGCCTTCCACGGCATGTCGCTGGGCTCGCTCGCCGTGACCGGCAACGCCTTCAAGCGGGCCGGCGCCGGCATCCCGCTGGTGCACGGCACGCCGATGCCCTTCGACAACTACTTCGACGGCCAGGTCCCGGACTTCCTGTGGTTCGAGCGGCTCCTCGAGGACCAGGGCTCCGGCCTCAACAAGCCCGCCGCCGTGATCGTCGAGACGGTGCAGGGCGAGGGCGGCATCAACGTGGCCCGGCCCGAGTGGCTGCGCGCCCTGTCCGAGCTGTGCGCACGCCAGGACATGCTGCTGATCGTCGACGACATCCAGATGGGCTGCGGGCGCACCGGCGCGTTCTTCTCCTTCGAGGAGTCCGGCATCACGCCCGACATCGTCACCGTCTCCAAGTCGATCAGCGGCTACGGGCTGCCGATGGCCCTGACCCTGTTCAAGCCCGAGCTGGACGTCTGGGAGCCGGGCGAGCACAACGGCACCTTCCGCGGCAACAACCCCGCCTTCGTGACGGCCACCGCCGCCCTGGAGGCGTACTGGGCAGACGGGTCCGCGATGGAGAAGCAGACCCGCTCGCGCGGCGAGCAGATCGAGCAGGCGCTGATCGCCATCACCGAGGAGAACCTCGCCGACGTCCGGGAGTACCGCGGCCGCGGCCTGGTGTGGGGCATGGAGTTCCACGACAAGGACCGCGCGGGCCGGATCGCCCGGCGCGCCTTCGAACTCGGGCTGCTCATCGAGACGTCCGGGCCCGAGAGCGAGGTCGTCAAGCTGCTGCCGGCACTGACCATCACCCCGGACGAGCTGGACGAGGGTCTCACCACCCTGGCCCGCGCCGTCCGGGAAACCGCCTGACACACACACCCGAGCCGAGGAGGCATCGCAACACCGTGATCGTCCGTTCGTTCAAGGAGATCGAAGGCACCGACCGGCACGTGAAATCCGCGTCCGGCACCTGGGAGAGCAAGCGCATCGTCCTCGCCAAGGAGAAGGTCGGCTTCTCCGTCCACGAGACGATCCTGTACGCGGGTACGGAGACGGACATGTGGTACGCGAACCACATCGAGGCCGTCGTCTGCACCAAGGGCGACGCCGAGTTGACCGACCGCGAGACCGGGAAGACGTACCACATCACGCCCGGCACCATGTACCTCCTGGACGGCCACGAGCGGCACACGCTCAAGGTCAAGGAGGACTTCCACTGCATCTGTGTCTTCAACCCGCCCGTGACCGGACGGGAGGACCACGACGAGAACGGCGTCTACCCGCTGCTCACCGAGGAGGTGTGAGTCAACGTGACCACGACCACGCACGTCACCGACCTCTATCCGACCCGCGGTGCCACCGAGGTGGCAACCCCCCGGCAGGACCCGGTCGTCTGGGGATCCCCGGACACTCCCGGCCCCGTGACCGCGAGTGATCTGCAGTCCCTGGAGCGCGACGGCTTCCTCGCCGTCGACCAGCTCATCGGACCGGACGAGGTGGCCGAATACCGGCGCGAGCTGGAGCGGCTCACCTCCGACCCGGCGATCCGCGCGGACGAGCGCTCGATCGTCGAGCCGCAGTCCAAGGAGATCCGGTCGGTCTTCGAGGTCCACAGGATCAGCGAGGTGTTCGCGAGGCTGGTGCGCGACGAGCGGGTCGTGGGACGCGCCCGGCAGATCCTCGGCTCGGACGTGTACGTCCACCAGTCGCGGATCAACGTCAAGCCCGGTTTCGGCGCGAGCGGCTTCTACTGGCACTCGGACTTCGAGACCTGGCACGCCGAGGACGGCCTGCCGAACATGCGCACGATCTCGGTCTCGATCGCGCTCACCGAGAACTTCGACACCAACGGCGGTCTCATGATCATGCCGGGGTCGCACAAGACGTTCCTCGGGTGCGCGGGGGCCACGCCGAAGGACAACTACAAGAAGTCCCTGCAGATGCAGGACGCGGGGACACCGTCCGACGAGGCGCTGACGAAGATGGCGTCGGAGTACGGCATCAGGCTGTTCACCGGCAAGGCCGGCTCGGCGACCTGGTTCGACTGCAACGCCATGCACGGCTCCGGCGACAACATCACGCCGTTCCCGCGCAGCAACGTGTTCATCGTGTTCAACAGCGTGGAGAACACGGCGGTCGAACCGTTCGCGGCGCCGATCCGGCGCCCCGACTTCATCGGGGCGCGGGACTTCACTCCGGTGAAGTAGGCACATCACAGGACTGCGGGCCGGGCCTCCTCGTGTGGGACAGGGAGGCACCGGCCCGCTGCCGTGCGTTCAGCCGGACAGCGCCTCCAGCAGCCGGTCCACGTCGTCGGCCGTGTTGTACAGGTGGAAGGACGCGCGCAGGTTGCCCGCACGGTCCGACACCTGGATGCCGGCCTCGGCCAGCTCCGGCTGGAGGCGGCCGAGCCCGGGCACCGACACGATCGGCGAACCGGGAGCGGGCACGGGCGTGTGGCCCCGCTCCGCGAGCCCCGCGCGGAAGCGGTCGGCGAGGGCCAGGTCGTGGGCGCGGACAATGTCCACGCCGATCTCCTCGACGAGTTCGAGGGAGGCACGCAGCCCCGCGTAGCTGAACAGGGCGGGGCTGGAGTCGAACCGCCGGGCCGAGCCCGCCAGTTCGGCGACCGGTCCGTAGCAGCTGGCCCAGGGCTGCTCCGCCCCGACCCAGCTCGCCTGCACCGGCGGGAGGTCCCCGAGGTCCTCGGGCACCACGAGGAACGCCGCCCCGTGCGGGCCGAGCAGCCACTTGTAGGTGATGGAGACCGAGTAGTCGAACGCGCCCGCCTCCATCGGCAGCCAGCCGGCCGCCTGGGAGAAGTCGACGTAGGTGCGCGCCCCGTGCGTCCGGGCCGCCTCGCGCAGCGCGGGCAGGTCGGCGATCCGGCCGTCGGCGGACTGGGCGGCGCTGACCGCGACCAGCGCGGTGCCGGGCCGCACGGAGTCGGCGAGCCGCTCCAGCGGCACGGCCCGCACCTTGAGGTCGCCGCGGGTGTGGAACGCGTTGAGGACGGAGGTGAAGTCGTCCTCGGCGGTGAGGACTTCGGCGCCCGGCTGCAGCGAGGCGGCGATCAGCGAGGTGTGCAGGGCGGCCGTGGCCCCGGCCGCCACCCGCCCGGCGGGGACGCCGGCCAGCCGGGCGTACGCGCCGCGGCACGCCTCGACGTCGGCGAACAGCGGGTCGAGCGAGCGGCCCTCCGCGCGCAGCCGCACGGCGTTCTGGACGGCGGCCACCGCGCGGGCGGGCAGGAGGGCGTTGCTCGCGGTGTTCAGATAGGTGTTCTTCGGGGTGAACTCGGCACGGACGAGGTTCTCGAAGGTCTCCATGGCACCACTCTGCGGCCCCGGCACCTCCCCGTCCATTGCCGAATCCTGCGCGATATCGCAAAGGAACGCTTATGCGTACGCGCTGACCTGCGCGCTCTACTTCTGGGGCACCGCGCACCCGTCCGGGCCACAGGCCTGCGCGTCGCCGCCGACGGCCGTCAGCGGCGGGCGCTCGCCCCAGGCCTGGGTCAGCGCCTCGGTGAACACCTCGGCGGGCTGGGCGCCGGAGACACCGTACTTGCGGTCCAGCACGAAGAACGGCACACCGCTCGCGCCGAGCTCCGCGGCCTCGCGCTGGTCGGCGCGGACCTCGTCGGCGTACGCGGTGGGGTCGGCGAGGACCTCGCGCACGGCGTCGGCGTCGAGTCCGGCGGCGACGGCGAGCTCGACGAGCCGTCCGTCGTCGTCGAAGACGGACCGCTCCTCGGCGAAGTTCGCCCGGTACAGCAGGTCGAGCAGCTCCTCCTGGCGGCCCCGCGCACGGGCGAGGTGCAGCAGGCGGTGCATGTCGAAGGTGCTGCCGTGGTCGCGGCCGCGGGTGCGGTAGGGCAGGCCCTCGCCGGCGGCCTGGGCGCCCAGGTTGTCCTCGCCGGCCTCGGCCTGCGCCTCGCTCATGCCGTACTTCCTGGTGAGCATGGAGATGACCGGCTGGACGTCGCCCTTGGCGCGGCCCGGGTCCAGCTCGAAGGAGCGGTGCACGACCTCGACCTGCTCACGGTGCGGGAAGGCGGCCAGCGCCTTCTCGAAGCGGGCTTTTCCGACATAGCACCAGGGGCAGGCGATGTCGCTCCAGATCTCGACGCGCATGAGTCGGCTCTCTCCAGGGTCGTACGGCCGCGGAGACTCCCTCCGCAACTGGATGAACGTTCAAGCAGCCGTCTTCATTCCTCAGCTGCCGTCCCGCAGGTCGCGCGGCCACTCCGGCCGGAACGCGAGGTGGTCGAACGTGACCACACAGCCCTCCCCCATCGGCGACTGCGCCAGGAAGCCGACCAGCGCGGCCCCGGTCTCCTGCTCGTCGCCGAGGGTGAAGAGCCGGACGAAGGTCCAGCGCTCGCCGTCGCGGGAGGCGTGGAAGGCGAACGCGCGGCCGGTTCGGCTGACCCGGAGCCAGAAGGAACTGCCTTCGACGGTGAAGGAGTTGACATCGTCGGAGTGGCCCCGGGTGACCACCGTGCAGACGGTGGGCACGTCCGGGGAGTACTCCAGGCAGAGCTTGGCCCAGGCCCGCTCGCCGACATGGACGTAGAGCACCCCGGCGTCGAAGGCACCGGCGAACCCGACGGTGACCCGGGCGATCAGCTGGAAGTCCCCCTCGGGCGCGCCCAGCAGTCGCGGCGCGTCGGAGGCGGGGTCCAGTGCCTCGCCGGTGGGCGGCACGAAACGGTCCTGCCGGGGGCCGGCCCATCCGGTGAGGACGCCGTCCTCATAACCCCAGTGCCCGTCGGGGCCATAGGTGCGCAAGGGAAAGGGCAGTTCGGGGATCTTGATGTCCATGGCAGGATTCTCGCAGGCGGGGCACGGTTCCGGGGCCCGGACGGCGGTCCCGGTCAGCGGCCCTGGAAGGCGTCCAGGGCGACGGCCTGGGCGATGGCGAGGCGGGGGTCGAGACCGGGCCCGGCCAGGTCGACCACATAGCGGTCGCGCGGCCCGAACTTCTTGTCGACCCTCATCACCGGCTTGCCGTCCGTCTCGAAGTCGAAGTGGTACGGCCAGACGAACGGCACCAGGTCCAGCGGCAGGAAGTTCCAGACACGGCGGAGCAGGGCCACGAACCGGTTGCGCTCGCGGCCGACGACCGGGGGCGAGTCCTGCGGGCGCAGGACCCACGTCGAGCGCAGCAGGGAGGCGAGGAACCTCTCCTCGAACACGCCGAGGGAGCCGCCTTCCGCGTCCCGCACGGTGTAGCCGTCGCCGGCGTCGGCGCCGGTGGCGAGGAGGCTGCGTTCCCTGACGGTGAAGAGGACCCGTTTCCTGGACTCGTCGGTGTAGAAGGTCATCTCCTCGTCGAGCGAGAGCCGCCCGCGCTCGGCGAAGGCGAGGACCCTGCCGTCGGAGCCGTCCGGGAGCAGCTCGCTCACGGTGTACCGGTCGCTCTTGAGAGAGGTCTTCTGCCGGACGGTGAAACGTCCGCCCGTCCGCTGTGCCGCACTGTCCACCGTGTCGCTCCCCGAGGCCGTCGGTCCCTGCCGCCGCCCCTGTCGGCGTCCGGCGGAGCCATCCTCACCGCGCGCCCCCGCCCGGAGCAGTCTCCATAAGTCGCCGTCCGCAACGACCAAAGGTG carries:
- a CDS encoding DsbA family oxidoreductase, which codes for MRVEIWSDIACPWCYVGKARFEKALAAFPHREQVEVVHRSFELDPGRAKGDVQPVISMLTRKYGMSEAQAEAGEDNLGAQAAGEGLPYRTRGRDHGSTFDMHRLLHLARARGRQEELLDLLYRANFAEERSVFDDDGRLVELAVAAGLDADAVREVLADPTAYADEVRADQREAAELGASGVPFFVLDRKYGVSGAQPAEVFTEALTQAWGERPPLTAVGGDAQACGPDGCAVPQK
- a CDS encoding DUF1349 domain-containing protein, whose protein sequence is MDIKIPELPFPLRTYGPDGHWGYEDGVLTGWAGPRQDRFVPPTGEALDPASDAPRLLGAPEGDFQLIARVTVGFAGAFDAGVLYVHVGERAWAKLCLEYSPDVPTVCTVVTRGHSDDVNSFTVEGSSFWLRVSRTGRAFAFHASRDGERWTFVRLFTLGDEQETGAALVGFLAQSPMGEGCVVTFDHLAFRPEWPRDLRDGS
- a CDS encoding LURP-one-related/scramblase family protein — encoded protein: MDSAAQRTGGRFTVRQKTSLKSDRYTVSELLPDGSDGRVLAFAERGRLSLDEEMTFYTDESRKRVLFTVRERSLLATGADAGDGYTVRDAEGGSLGVFEERFLASLLRSTWVLRPQDSPPVVGRERNRFVALLRRVWNFLPLDLVPFVWPYHFDFETDGKPVMRVDKKFGPRDRYVVDLAGPGLDPRLAIAQAVALDAFQGR